A stretch of Shinella zoogloeoides DNA encodes these proteins:
- a CDS encoding AEC family transporter translates to MADIIGLVLPFFGMILLGYVVARITKQPVEALGWLNTFIIYIALPALFFKLVAKTPVEQLTRVDFILANISATYLIFGLIFATGLWLRRATVGEATIQGLAAAYGNIGYMGPGLALLAFGEPAAVPVALVFCFENMLHFTVAPALMALAGGEKQPPLRIAGGVLHKIVTHPFIIATAAGFAAAFAGFEPPAPLQRLIDYLAQAAAPCALFAMGVTLALRPLKRVPVEIGYIVPAKLLLLPVTMYLVLGLAGNFDPVWVFTAVLLAALPTATNVFVIGQQYGVWQERASATILITTVLSVATVTILLYLIKSGLLPGDPFP, encoded by the coding sequence ATGGCGGACATTATCGGACTCGTGCTGCCGTTCTTCGGCATGATCCTGCTCGGTTACGTGGTCGCGCGGATCACGAAGCAGCCGGTCGAGGCGCTCGGCTGGCTCAACACCTTCATCATCTACATCGCGCTGCCGGCGCTCTTCTTCAAGCTGGTGGCCAAGACGCCGGTCGAGCAACTGACGCGCGTCGATTTCATCCTCGCCAATATCAGCGCCACCTACCTGATCTTCGGACTGATCTTCGCCACAGGCCTCTGGCTGCGCCGCGCCACGGTCGGCGAGGCGACGATCCAGGGGCTTGCTGCCGCCTACGGCAATATCGGCTATATGGGGCCGGGGCTTGCGCTGCTGGCCTTCGGCGAGCCGGCGGCGGTGCCGGTCGCACTGGTCTTCTGCTTCGAGAACATGCTGCATTTCACGGTCGCGCCGGCGCTGATGGCGCTTGCGGGCGGCGAGAAGCAGCCCCCGCTCAGGATTGCCGGCGGCGTGCTGCACAAGATCGTCACGCATCCCTTCATCATCGCGACGGCGGCGGGCTTTGCCGCAGCCTTCGCCGGCTTCGAGCCGCCGGCGCCGTTGCAGCGGCTGATCGATTATCTCGCGCAGGCCGCCGCGCCCTGCGCGCTCTTCGCCATGGGCGTGACGCTCGCACTGCGGCCGCTGAAGCGGGTGCCGGTGGAGATCGGCTACATCGTGCCGGCGAAGCTGCTGCTGCTGCCGGTGACGATGTATCTCGTGCTGGGACTTGCCGGCAATTTCGATCCGGTCTGGGTATTCACGGCCGTGCTGCTCGCGGCCCTGCCGACGGCCACGAATGTCTTCGTCATCGGCCAGCAATACGGCGTATGGCAGGAGCGGGCCTCCGCGACCATCCTCATCACGACCGTGCTATCCGTCGCGACGGTGACGATCCTGCTCTACCTCATCAAGTCAGGCCTGCTGCCGGGTGATCCGTTCCCGTAG
- a CDS encoding ABC transporter ATP-binding protein, whose translation MGSPLLAVRSLTKLFGSFAACNGIDLAIQPGEIHALLGENGAGKSTLVKMLFGVLAPTSGEILWKGESVRIPSPGAARRLGIGMVFQHFSLFEALTVAENIALSLSPGISLSKVAEEAARLSHLYGLPLDPNAHVADLSVGERQRIEIVRALLQNPELIILDEPTSVLTPQEADRLFETLDKLKAEGRSVLYISHRLEEVQRICDRATVLRHGKVTGACDPRKETPASLARMMVGSDVASVSAAGTNAKGNVLLEARHLSVPARTPFAVALKDVGLKVRGGEVLAIAGVAGNGQGELFDALSGEFPVADASAVFIREKAAGNLGITARRLMGAGFVPEERHGHAAVPGLPLSDNLVLARSQSDRKTFLAGGILGVIRHAVVRLASRRISETMDVRKSGEDPAAGSLSGGNLQKYIVGRELDRQPAVLIVNQPTWGVDAGAASRIRQALVDLAKAGSAVLVISQDLDEIFEVATEIAVISEGRLSDAYPAHELTREKIGLLMGGMHGKTEGEGAAHAH comes from the coding sequence ATGGGCAGTCCGTTATTGGCTGTTCGCAGCCTGACAAAGCTATTTGGTTCGTTCGCCGCCTGTAACGGCATCGACCTTGCCATACAGCCCGGTGAAATTCATGCCCTTCTGGGCGAGAACGGGGCTGGCAAATCCACCCTCGTGAAGATGCTTTTCGGCGTGCTCGCGCCGACGAGCGGCGAGATTCTGTGGAAGGGCGAGTCCGTTCGCATCCCAAGCCCCGGCGCGGCGCGGCGTCTCGGCATCGGCATGGTCTTCCAGCACTTCTCGCTTTTCGAGGCGCTGACGGTGGCGGAGAACATCGCGCTCTCGCTGAGCCCCGGAATCTCCCTGTCGAAAGTCGCCGAGGAGGCCGCCCGCCTCTCGCATCTCTACGGCCTGCCGCTCGATCCGAACGCGCATGTCGCCGATCTTTCGGTGGGCGAGCGCCAGCGCATCGAGATCGTGCGCGCGCTGCTGCAGAACCCGGAACTCATCATCCTCGACGAGCCGACCTCCGTGCTGACGCCGCAGGAGGCGGACCGGCTGTTCGAAACGCTCGACAAGCTCAAGGCCGAGGGCCGTTCGGTGCTCTATATCAGCCACCGGCTGGAAGAGGTGCAGCGCATCTGCGACCGCGCCACGGTTCTGCGCCACGGCAAGGTCACCGGTGCATGCGATCCACGCAAGGAGACGCCGGCTTCGCTCGCCCGCATGATGGTCGGCAGCGACGTCGCCTCGGTCAGCGCGGCCGGCACGAACGCCAAGGGCAATGTCCTCTTGGAGGCGCGGCATCTGAGCGTGCCGGCACGCACGCCGTTCGCTGTCGCGTTGAAGGATGTCGGTCTGAAGGTTCGCGGCGGCGAGGTCCTTGCGATTGCCGGCGTTGCCGGCAACGGGCAGGGCGAGCTTTTCGATGCGCTTTCCGGCGAATTTCCCGTCGCGGACGCATCGGCCGTCTTCATCCGTGAAAAAGCCGCCGGCAATCTCGGCATCACCGCCCGCCGCCTGATGGGCGCGGGTTTCGTGCCGGAGGAGCGCCATGGCCATGCGGCCGTTCCAGGCCTGCCGCTTTCCGACAATCTCGTGCTGGCGCGCAGCCAGTCCGACCGCAAGACATTCCTTGCCGGCGGCATCCTCGGTGTCATCCGCCACGCCGTCGTGCGCCTCGCCTCGCGCCGCATCTCCGAAACGATGGACGTGCGCAAGAGCGGGGAGGATCCTGCGGCCGGCTCGCTTTCGGGCGGCAACCTGCAGAAATATATCGTCGGCCGCGAACTGGACCGTCAGCCGGCCGTGCTGATCGTCAACCAGCCGACCTGGGGCGTCGACGCGGGCGCGGCGAGCCGCATCCGCCAGGCGCTGGTGGACCTCGCCAAGGCGGGGTCCGCCGTGCTGGTGATCAGCCAGGACCTCGACGAGATCTTCGAGGTGGCGACGGAAATCGCCGTCATCAGCGAGGGAAGGCTGTCGGACGCCTATCCGGCCCATGAACTGACACGCGAAAAGATCGGTCTCCTGATGGGCGGCATGCACGGCAAGACGGAAGGCGAAGGGGCGGCCCATGCGCATTGA
- a CDS encoding MepB family protein, with translation MPDSALDLLNDAIRDVYESAGMSVTHPARREAESAEYGACRFGLDGHAVAFRIARTTPTKVGQFVTIWKRPTTEDEIAPLDIADGVTFVVISVSDAEHRGQFIFNREILLEKNIMSRNGKGGKRAIRVYPPWCRPTAKDAIRTQQWQVQYFLSLAADGTPESSERVRKLFQA, from the coding sequence ATGCCGGATTCCGCCCTGGACCTGCTGAACGACGCTATCCGTGATGTATATGAGTCCGCTGGAATGAGCGTGACTCACCCGGCCCGGCGCGAGGCCGAGAGCGCGGAATACGGAGCCTGCCGCTTCGGTCTGGACGGTCATGCCGTTGCCTTCCGCATCGCGAGGACGACGCCGACCAAGGTCGGGCAGTTCGTGACGATCTGGAAACGGCCGACGACGGAGGATGAGATCGCGCCGCTGGATATCGCGGACGGCGTGACGTTCGTCGTGATCAGCGTTTCGGATGCCGAACACCGAGGGCAGTTTATCTTCAATCGGGAGATCCTGCTTGAAAAGAACATCATGTCGCGCAACGGCAAAGGAGGAAAGCGGGCCATCCGCGTCTATCCTCCTTGGTGCCGGCCGACGGCGAAAGATGCGATACGAACGCAGCAATGGCAGGTTCAGTACTTTCTTTCCCTTGCTGCGGACGGGACACCCGAATCCTCCGAGCGGGTGAGAAAGCTCTTTCAGGCCTGA
- a CDS encoding caspase family protein, translated as MIRCAAVLLSLLLASGASAADRALLIGIGTYATLPEKLFLEGPKNDVPLIEKLLREKQGYAADSIRILRDKDASRAAILASIDEWLVAGTQPGDRVYLYFSGHGLQVKDQDGDEEDGLDEALSTYDIVAGDGDWTNVILDDEIDAMLAKLKDRAVSIVIDACHSGTISRSLSAQVGDAMESARFLPRPRAKPVDEVKTRGLRVDLAIVDKPDVAKQSGVEAWSAASSYQVAWDDTRLPPEERHGVFTLSYVDGHEIAASDSNGNGIVSNAELLDYVKKQSQAYCAGQDQCQGLDPQLEVNYALLGASAVSPAAETGQQTSDSGKVEEVKIDNTQQTAYVAADPVEAVGDILGKAQTGDVTVALSSDRLKSGDTFRITVTSVTGGHLVLYDVDKDGKATQIFPNEAAQKITRLAANTPITIPDDYYGFDFEAEGPSENVLVAIVVADDVDLTRIAPSDYGLTKELDARTTIAEIAGTLNGTWTRDTENRSVNWSLGLLKYTVY; from the coding sequence ATGATCCGCTGCGCCGCCGTCCTGCTTTCGCTCCTGCTGGCGTCCGGCGCAAGCGCGGCCGACCGCGCGCTCCTGATCGGCATCGGCACCTATGCCACCCTGCCGGAGAAGCTATTCCTCGAAGGGCCGAAGAATGACGTGCCGCTGATCGAGAAGCTGCTCAGGGAAAAGCAGGGCTATGCGGCCGATTCGATCCGCATCCTGCGTGACAAGGATGCGAGCCGCGCCGCGATCCTCGCCAGTATCGACGAATGGCTGGTCGCCGGCACGCAGCCCGGCGACCGCGTCTATCTCTATTTTTCCGGGCACGGCCTTCAGGTCAAGGATCAGGATGGCGACGAGGAGGACGGGCTGGACGAGGCGCTGTCGACCTATGACATCGTCGCAGGCGACGGCGACTGGACGAACGTGATTCTCGATGACGAGATCGACGCGATGCTCGCGAAGCTCAAGGACCGCGCCGTCTCCATCGTCATCGACGCCTGCCACTCCGGCACGATCTCGCGGTCTCTTTCCGCACAGGTGGGCGATGCGATGGAAAGCGCGCGCTTCCTGCCGCGCCCCCGCGCCAAGCCGGTGGACGAGGTGAAGACGCGCGGCCTGCGCGTCGATCTGGCGATCGTCGACAAGCCCGATGTCGCAAAGCAGAGCGGTGTCGAGGCCTGGAGCGCGGCGTCCTCCTATCAGGTCGCCTGGGACGATACGCGCCTGCCGCCGGAGGAGCGCCACGGTGTTTTCACGCTCTCCTATGTCGACGGCCACGAGATCGCCGCATCCGACAGCAACGGCAACGGCATCGTCTCGAATGCCGAGTTGCTCGACTATGTGAAGAAGCAGTCGCAGGCCTATTGCGCCGGACAGGACCAGTGCCAGGGCCTCGATCCCCAACTCGAGGTCAATTACGCGCTACTCGGCGCCAGCGCCGTGTCCCCGGCCGCCGAGACCGGCCAGCAGACATCGGATTCCGGCAAGGTCGAGGAGGTGAAGATCGACAATACCCAGCAAACCGCCTATGTCGCGGCCGACCCGGTCGAGGCCGTCGGCGATATCCTCGGCAAGGCGCAGACCGGCGATGTCACGGTTGCGCTTTCCTCCGACCGCCTGAAGAGCGGCGACACCTTCCGCATCACGGTGACGAGCGTCACCGGCGGGCATCTCGTCCTCTACGACGTGGACAAGGACGGCAAGGCGACGCAGATATTCCCCAACGAAGCGGCGCAGAAGATCACCCGCCTTGCCGCAAATACCCCGATCACCATCCCCGACGACTATTATGGCTTCGATTTCGAGGCGGAAGGCCCGAGCGAGAACGTACTGGTGGCCATCGTCGTCGCCGACGACGTGGACCTTACCAGGATCGCCCCGAGCGACTACGGTCTCACCAAGGAACTCGACGCCCGAACCACCATCGCCGAGATCGCTGGCACGTTGAACGGGACCTGGACCCGTGACACCGAGAACCGCAGCGTGAACTGGTCGCTCGGGCTCTTGAAATACACGGTCTATTGA
- a CDS encoding UbiH/UbiF family hydroxylase, whose amino-acid sequence MRQFDIAVVGAGLAGNLAALALADSGRSVALVAPPARAADGRTTALMDQSIAFLGTLGLWDEIAPHAAALETMQILDGTARLLRAPPVAFRSSEVGLAAFGYNIPNAPFLDVLDARIAATNAIVRVESGVTAANAFETGVELALDNGERVMASLVIGADGRKSKIRESAAIGVKAWSYPQAALVLNFSHERPHGNVSTEFHTESGPFTQVPLPGRRSSLVWVLPPQEAARLRALPLPDLSRAVEERMQSMLGKVSVEGGVQSFPLSGMTAERFGKGRIALVGEAAHAFPPIGAQGLNLSLRDIMALRELIADREPANDIDIGERFDRKRQADIRSRTLSVDLLNRSLLSDFLPVQFLRSAGLHLLSALGPLRGIVMREGIEPLGSLKALRSGLRERITRQQA is encoded by the coding sequence ATGAGACAATTCGATATCGCCGTCGTCGGCGCCGGCCTTGCCGGCAATCTCGCGGCCCTCGCGCTTGCCGATTCGGGACGCAGCGTCGCCCTTGTCGCCCCGCCCGCCCGCGCCGCCGATGGCCGCACGACGGCGCTCATGGACCAGTCCATCGCCTTCCTCGGCACGCTCGGCCTGTGGGACGAGATCGCCCCCCATGCCGCCGCGCTCGAGACCATGCAGATCCTCGACGGCACTGCGCGGCTGCTGCGTGCGCCGCCGGTCGCCTTCCGTTCCAGCGAAGTCGGGCTTGCCGCCTTCGGCTACAACATTCCGAACGCACCGTTCCTCGATGTGCTGGATGCGCGCATCGCCGCGACGAACGCCATCGTTCGCGTCGAAAGCGGCGTGACGGCCGCCAACGCCTTCGAGACCGGCGTGGAGCTGGCGCTCGACAATGGCGAGCGCGTCATGGCCTCCCTCGTGATCGGCGCCGACGGCCGCAAGTCGAAGATCCGCGAGAGCGCCGCCATCGGCGTCAAGGCATGGTCCTATCCGCAGGCCGCGCTGGTGCTCAATTTCTCGCACGAACGGCCGCACGGCAACGTATCCACGGAGTTCCACACGGAAAGCGGCCCCTTCACGCAGGTGCCCCTGCCCGGCCGGCGCTCCAGCCTCGTCTGGGTGTTGCCGCCGCAGGAAGCGGCACGGCTGCGCGCGTTGCCGCTACCGGACCTCAGCCGGGCCGTTGAGGAGCGCATGCAGTCCATGCTTGGCAAGGTTTCCGTCGAAGGCGGCGTGCAGAGCTTCCCGCTTTCCGGCATGACGGCGGAGCGATTCGGCAAGGGGCGCATCGCGCTCGTCGGCGAGGCCGCGCATGCCTTTCCGCCGATCGGGGCGCAGGGCCTCAACCTCAGCCTTCGCGATATCATGGCATTGCGCGAGCTTATCGCCGATCGTGAGCCGGCGAACGATATCGATATCGGCGAGCGCTTCGACCGCAAGCGGCAGGCCGATATCCGCTCGCGCACCCTCAGCGTCGATCTGCTGAACCGTTCGCTGCTTTCGGATTTCCTGCCCGTGCAATTCCTGCGATCCGCCGGACTGCACCTCTTGTCCGCCCTCGGGCCGCTGCGCGGCATCGTCATGCGCGAGGGTATCGAGCCGCTCGGCTCGCTGAAGGCCCTGCGCAGCGGTCTACGGGAACGGATCACCCGGCAGCAGGCCTGA
- a CDS encoding cytochrome c biogenesis CcdA family protein produces the protein MSIADISLLSALLAGALSFLSPCVLPLVPPYLCYMAGISVDQFRGNEAVAVRRDTRGAVLLAAFFFTLGFATVFIALGAGASTIGMVLRRHLDVLAQIGGVIIILMGLHFLGVLRIGLFAREARFQGGGKPATASGAYLMGLAFAFGWTPCIGPVLGAILGVAAARETVGDGAILLAVYSLGLAVPFWIAAGFSGAFMRFLVRFRRHLGTVEKVMGVLLILTGLAFIFGYISAVAIWFQQTFPILSQIG, from the coding sequence TTGTCGATTGCCGATATTTCCCTTTTGAGCGCGCTTCTTGCCGGGGCGCTGTCGTTCCTTTCGCCCTGCGTGCTGCCGCTCGTGCCGCCTTATCTGTGCTATATGGCGGGCATTTCGGTGGATCAGTTCCGTGGGAACGAGGCGGTGGCCGTGCGGCGCGATACGCGCGGCGCGGTGCTTCTGGCGGCGTTCTTCTTCACGCTGGGATTCGCCACGGTCTTCATCGCGCTCGGCGCGGGAGCCTCGACGATCGGCATGGTGCTGCGCCGGCATCTCGATGTCCTGGCGCAGATCGGCGGCGTCATCATCATCCTGATGGGCCTGCATTTCCTCGGCGTGCTGCGCATCGGGCTCTTTGCCCGCGAGGCGCGCTTCCAAGGTGGCGGCAAGCCGGCGACGGCGTCCGGCGCCTATCTGATGGGCCTTGCCTTCGCCTTCGGCTGGACGCCCTGCATCGGGCCGGTGCTCGGCGCGATCCTCGGCGTCGCGGCAGCACGCGAGACCGTGGGCGACGGGGCGATCCTGCTCGCCGTCTACTCGCTGGGTCTGGCCGTGCCGTTCTGGATCGCGGCGGGCTTTTCGGGGGCTTTCATGCGCTTCCTCGTGCGCTTCCGTCGCCATCTCGGCACGGTTGAGAAGGTGATGGGCGTGCTTTTGATCCTCACCGGCCTTGCTTTCATCTTCGGATATATCAGCGCCGTCGCCATCTGGTTCCAGCAAACGTTTCCCATCCTCTCGCAAATCGGCTAG
- a CDS encoding caspase family protein — MMRTLPRLLALSLAFAFPGPALAAQTYALVVGADHYPNDVSLDGAVRDAEDVYRSMTAAGFTVVKFTDAEARKDVIRKAWTDMVATATADDTIIFTYAGHGAQMPELVAGDEADGLDEFLQLPGFDRNRYEETSNEIIVDNEMNAWFAEAEGKGVHVLFVSDSCFSGGMSRSVTGKSRLAPAVTVKLSAPSQEAIDGASLKEIDFKQVTVLAASLESQPTPEVIIDGEPRGALSWSFARAVEGSADRDGNGLITRIELEDYIFSNVKNRSEALQVPNFMPQVARSESEVVVTLTRGLPAGAASDTAAADRIVKSAGELGWTGRIALRIDGDAARPNNADGTGTPFLWDVASGVFYTPNGDVAAENVGPDRIQAVVDKFVLLDFLKAMASQNPGSVSLTPAKDIYAAGDRLRFDAPPGRYPNMLVFNLANTGEVQFLDMQVAGSGASQFKLTDVEVVRPFGADHLVTIWTAEPIDAIGAVLADSNVTADALLQALATRLDGKAASVAIQPLYTRETL, encoded by the coding sequence ATGATGCGGACGCTACCCCGCCTGCTGGCGCTTTCCCTCGCTTTTGCCTTTCCCGGGCCGGCTCTCGCGGCGCAGACCTATGCGCTGGTAGTCGGCGCCGACCATTATCCGAACGATGTGAGTCTCGACGGCGCCGTGCGCGATGCGGAGGACGTCTACAGGTCGATGACTGCTGCGGGGTTCACGGTCGTCAAATTCACCGACGCCGAGGCGCGCAAGGACGTGATCCGCAAGGCCTGGACCGACATGGTGGCGACGGCGACGGCGGACGATACGATCATCTTCACCTATGCCGGCCATGGCGCGCAGATGCCCGAGCTTGTCGCCGGCGACGAGGCGGACGGGCTGGACGAATTCCTCCAGCTTCCGGGCTTCGACCGCAATCGCTACGAGGAAACGTCGAACGAGATCATCGTCGACAATGAGATGAATGCCTGGTTCGCCGAGGCGGAGGGCAAGGGCGTGCATGTGCTCTTCGTGTCCGATAGCTGCTTTTCCGGCGGCATGAGCCGGTCCGTGACGGGCAAGAGCCGTCTTGCGCCTGCCGTGACGGTCAAGCTCTCGGCCCCCTCGCAGGAGGCGATCGACGGGGCGAGCCTCAAGGAGATCGATTTCAAGCAGGTGACCGTGCTCGCCGCCTCGCTGGAAAGCCAGCCGACCCCCGAGGTCATCATCGACGGCGAGCCGCGCGGCGCGCTGAGCTGGAGCTTCGCCCGCGCCGTGGAAGGCAGCGCCGACCGCGACGGCAACGGCCTTATCACGCGCATCGAGCTGGAGGACTACATCTTCTCGAACGTGAAGAACCGTTCGGAGGCCCTGCAGGTGCCGAACTTCATGCCGCAGGTGGCGCGTTCGGAGAGCGAGGTCGTGGTAACGCTGACCCGCGGCCTTCCGGCCGGAGCCGCAAGCGATACGGCCGCCGCCGACAGGATCGTGAAATCGGCCGGTGAACTCGGCTGGACCGGCAGGATCGCCCTCCGCATCGATGGCGACGCTGCAAGGCCGAACAATGCCGATGGCACCGGCACGCCCTTCCTCTGGGATGTGGCAAGCGGCGTCTTCTACACGCCGAACGGCGATGTCGCGGCGGAAAATGTCGGGCCGGATCGCATCCAGGCCGTGGTGGACAAGTTCGTCCTCCTCGATTTCCTGAAGGCCATGGCGAGCCAGAATCCCGGCTCCGTCTCCCTGACGCCGGCGAAGGATATCTACGCTGCCGGCGACCGCCTGCGCTTCGATGCGCCGCCGGGCCGCTATCCGAACATGCTGGTCTTCAACCTCGCCAATACCGGCGAGGTGCAGTTCCTCGACATGCAGGTGGCCGGCAGCGGCGCCTCGCAGTTCAAGCTGACGGATGTCGAGGTCGTCAGGCCCTTCGGTGCCGACCATCTCGTCACCATCTGGACCGCCGAGCCGATCGATGCCATCGGCGCGGTTCTCGCTGACAGCAACGTGACCGCCGACGCCCTGCTGCAGGCACTGGCGACGCGCCTCGACGGCAAGGCGGCGAGCGTCGCCATCCAGCCTCTCTATACGCGGGAAACGCTCTGA
- the pcsA gene encoding phosphatidylcholine synthase has translation MKFFNYKRVPYAEIRAFSVHILTASGSFLAFLGVVAAAEHRFVDMFWWLGLALLVDGIDGPIARKVRVKEVLPNWSGDTLDNVIDYVTYVLLPAFALYQGGMIGEPWSFVAAGAIVVSSAIYYADMGMKTDEYFFSGFPVVWNMVVFTLFVIKASELTASIIVFVSVFLTFMPINFLHPVRVERLRSVNLAVFFLWAGLSGYALLLHFDTPAWVVWGVVATGVYLYVIGAVLQAFPALGRR, from the coding sequence ATGAAGTTTTTCAATTACAAGCGCGTGCCCTACGCGGAGATTCGCGCCTTTTCCGTTCATATCCTGACGGCGTCCGGCTCGTTCCTCGCCTTTCTCGGCGTCGTGGCCGCGGCGGAACACCGTTTCGTCGACATGTTCTGGTGGCTCGGCCTCGCGCTGCTCGTCGACGGCATCGACGGGCCGATCGCCCGCAAGGTGCGCGTCAAGGAAGTGCTGCCCAACTGGTCCGGCGACACGCTGGACAATGTCATCGACTACGTGACCTACGTGCTCCTGCCGGCCTTCGCGCTCTACCAGGGCGGCATGATCGGCGAGCCGTGGTCCTTTGTCGCCGCAGGCGCCATCGTGGTGTCCAGCGCCATCTATTATGCCGACATGGGCATGAAGACGGACGAATATTTCTTCTCCGGCTTCCCGGTCGTCTGGAACATGGTGGTGTTCACGCTCTTCGTGATCAAGGCGAGCGAGCTGACGGCGTCGATCATCGTCTTCGTTTCCGTCTTCCTCACCTTCATGCCGATCAATTTCCTGCATCCTGTGCGCGTCGAGCGCCTGAGGTCGGTGAACCTCGCCGTCTTCTTCCTCTGGGCCGGCCTTAGCGGCTATGCGCTTCTGCTTCACTTCGATACGCCGGCCTGGGTCGTCTGGGGCGTCGTCGCGACGGGGGTCTATCTCTATGTCATCGGCGCGGTGCTGCAGGCCTTTCCCGCCCTCGGCCGGCGCTAG
- a CDS encoding quinone oxidoreductase family protein has translation MTKAIVIRSLGGPEVLKLEDVPLGAPGPGEVQIRQAAVGLNFIDVYFRTGLYKTDLPFVPGKEGAGTVTALGEGVTDFAIGDRVAYASADGAYAAERNVATKHLVKVPDGIPLETAAAMMLKGMTAQYLLLQTYKVKPGSVILFHAAAGGVGLIAGQWAKALGATVIGTAGSQAKIDLALAHGYDHVIDYGKEDFAARVRELTNGAGVDVVYDSVGKDTFPRSLDCLKPRGLFVSFGNSSGPVDAFNMGLLAQKGSLFATRPTLFAYIATRAELDACANSLFDVVQGNKVRININQTYPLAEAGRAHTDLETRKTSGTTLLIP, from the coding sequence ATGACCAAGGCGATCGTCATCCGCAGTCTCGGCGGGCCGGAGGTTCTGAAGCTCGAAGACGTGCCGCTCGGCGCGCCGGGACCGGGCGAAGTGCAGATCAGGCAGGCAGCGGTCGGCCTCAACTTCATCGACGTCTATTTCCGCACGGGCCTCTACAAGACCGATCTGCCCTTCGTTCCGGGCAAGGAAGGCGCCGGCACGGTTACTGCGCTCGGCGAAGGTGTCACGGATTTTGCGATTGGCGACCGGGTCGCCTATGCGTCCGCGGACGGCGCCTATGCGGCGGAACGCAACGTCGCGACGAAGCATCTGGTGAAGGTGCCGGACGGCATCCCGCTCGAGACGGCGGCGGCCATGATGCTGAAAGGCATGACGGCGCAATATCTGCTGCTCCAGACCTACAAGGTGAAACCCGGCAGCGTGATCCTGTTCCACGCCGCGGCCGGCGGCGTCGGCCTGATCGCCGGCCAATGGGCGAAGGCGCTCGGCGCGACGGTGATCGGCACGGCCGGTTCGCAGGCGAAGATCGATCTCGCGCTGGCCCATGGCTACGATCATGTCATCGATTACGGCAAGGAAGATTTCGCCGCGCGGGTGCGTGAACTGACGAACGGCGCGGGCGTCGACGTCGTCTACGATTCCGTCGGCAAGGATACGTTCCCCAGGTCGCTGGACTGCCTGAAGCCGCGTGGCCTCTTCGTCAGCTTCGGCAATTCCTCGGGGCCTGTCGATGCCTTCAACATGGGGTTGCTCGCACAGAAGGGTTCGCTCTTCGCCACGCGCCCGACGCTCTTCGCCTATATTGCGACGCGCGCGGAACTCGATGCATGTGCAAACTCGCTCTTTGATGTTGTGCAAGGCAACAAAGTGCGTATCAATATTAATCAGACTTATCCGTTGGCCGAAGCTGGGCGGGCGCACACGGATCTGGAAACAAGAAAAACGAGCGGAACGACATTGCTCATCCCCTGA